A stretch of bacterium DNA encodes these proteins:
- a CDS encoding type II toxin-antitoxin system VapB family antitoxin produces MATNLAIDDSLIETAKKIGKHKTKKEAVTEALKEYIQRHRQSDIINLFGKIEYDKNYNYKKQRLVK; encoded by the coding sequence ATGGCTACAAATCTGGCAATAGACGATTCTCTGATAGAAACAGCAAAAAAAATCGGTAAACATAAAACAAAAAAAGAAGCAGTTACTGAGGCTTTAAAGGAATATATTCAACGGCATCGACAATCTGATATTATAAATTTATTCGGTAAAATCGAATATGACAAAAATTACAATTACAAAAAACAGAGGCTCGTAAAATGA